The Gordonia terrae genome contains the following window.
GCGGGCACGGACGTCGATGGTGGTCGCGAGGTCGGTGACCTCCGGGATCCACGGACGCCGGCTCTGCTTCGCGGCCGCCGACGCCGCGGCCCGCCATTTGCCGACGCCCTTGTCCGCCTTGCCCGTCCATCGCGACACGCACCGCAGTGCCTGCCAGGGCACGATGACATCGACGCCTGCCTCGGTGGCGAGGTCGACCGCGAGCTCGGACCGTTCGGATTTCGGCAACGCCTGCACCAGGGTCACCTGCGGGGTGGGGCGCGCCTCGAACGAGAGGTCGTGGACGGTCGCCACCAGCGTGTCCTTGGCGGTGATCTCCCGGATCTCGCAACCGCCCACCGAACCGGCGCCGTCACCGACCAGGATCCGCTCGCCCACACCGAGCCTGGCGACGGTGACCGCGTGCCGGCCCTCGGGCCCACTCAGGGTCACCTCGGCCCCGGGTGCGGGCACGGAGTCCGCCCAGAACAGCGGTGGACTCACCGCGCACCCGCCGCCCGGGAGGGGCACACCCGCCGAGACCTCATCGCCACGGACACGCCGGGTCTACTTCCCGGCGAACGCGTTGCGCAGCCGCGAGAAGAGGCCACCCGGCGCCGCGGCGGCCGAGGTGTTGACCACCTCGATCTCGTCGGCGGCGACCTTGCGGTACTTCTTGAGCGCCTCGGTCTGCGCCGCGTCGAGTCGGGTAGGTACGACGACGTCGAGGTGGACGTGCATGGTGCCGCGCACTCCGGAACTGACGTGCGGCATGCCCTGACCCCGCAGCTTCACGATCTGCCCGGGTTGGGTTCCGGGTGCGACCGTCACCGTGACCGGGTCCCCGAGAATGGTCTCCACCTCGAACTCGGCGCCGAGCGCCGCGTCGGCCATCGGGACCTTGACCGTGCAGTGCAGGTCGTCCTTGTCGCGCAGGAACACCTCGTGGGGACGCTCGGAGACCTCGACGTACAGGTCGCCCGCGGGACCACCGCCCAGACCGACCTCGCCCTGACCGGTGAGACGCACGCGCATGCCGTTCTCGATTCCGGCCGGGATGCGCACGGTCATCGTGCGGCGCGAACGGTAGCGTCCGTCGCCGCCGCACTTGTGGCACGGGTCCGGGATGACCTCGCCGACGCCGTGGCAGGTCGGGCACTCCCGGACGGTCATGACCTGACCGAGGAACGAGCGCTGCACCGACTGGATCTCGCCGGCGCCCTTACAGATGTCGCAGGTCACCGGCTTGCTGTCACCGTTGGTGCCCGAGCCGGTACACACATCGCACAGGATCGCCGTGTCGACGGTGATCTCCTTGGCGACGCCCTTCGCACATTCGGCGAGGTCGAGGGTGAGGTTCACCAGAGCGGGCTCACCCGGCTGCACCCGCGACTTGGGCCCGCGACCCGAACCGAAGCCGCCACCACCGCCGAAGGCGCCGCCGTTGCCGAAGAACGCCTCGAAGACGTCGCCGAATCCCCCGCCACCGCCGCCGAAACCGCCGAAGCCGCCGGCACCCGCGCCGGCCAGCGGGTCGCCGCCGGCGTCGACGATGCGTCGCTTCTCCGGATCGGTCAGCACCTCGTAGGCCGTGCTGACCTCTTTGAACTCGTCTTCCTTGCCCGGGTTGACGTCCGGGTGCAGTTCGCGGGCCTTCTTGCGGTAGGCGCGCTTGAGCTCCTGGTCGCTGGCGCCCTTGGCCACACCCAGGATTTGGTAGTAGTCACGTGCCACGGTCGTAGTGATCCTTCGGTCTCAGTTGGTGCCGGGCGGTGTGCGCTCGCACGACCGCGCAGTACGCGTATGGGGAACCATTCCGCACCGCCGACGACCGGCCGGGTCCTTGCGAGGCCGGCGTCGTCGACGCGGGCGTCATCGTTCGGCGAGCACCTCACCGATGTACTTGGCAACGGCTGCGACCGATGCAATGGTTCCCGGATAGTCCATCCGTGTGGGGCCGAGCACACCGACGCCGCCGAACACGGTTCCCGATGCACCGTACCCCGTCGACACCACCGAGGTACCACGCAGGTTCTCCGTCCGGGTCTCCTCGCCGATCTGCACCGTGACCTGGCCCATGTCCTGCGTCGTCGCGAGGATCTTGAGCACCACCACCTGCTCCTCCAGGGCCTCCAGGACGGTGTCCATGCCGCCGACGACCGGGGTGAAGTCGGCTGCCGAGCGCGCGAGATTCGACGTTCCGCCCAGCACCAGTCGGTCGTCACCGCGTTCGACGAGGGTCTCGACCAAGACGGTCGCGATGTTGAGGACCGCCCCGCGCAGATCCTCGGGCGCAGAGTTGGCGAGTTCGGCGACCGCCGCCGAGGCGGCTTCGAGCCGTTTGCCGTGGAGAGCGGCGGAGAACAGATCGCGCAACCGGGCGATCTCGTCCTCGTCGTGGTCCTCGTTCAGTGCCACCATGCGCTGTTCGACCCGGCCGTTGTCGACGATGACGACCAGCAGCAGACGCGACGGCGAGAGGGTGACGACCTCGAGGTGACGCACGGTCGCGGCCGAGAGCACCGGGTACTGGATGACCGCGACCTGCCGGGTCAGCTGGGCGAGGAGTCGGACCGACCGCCGCAGCACGTCGTCGAGGTCGACGCCGGAGTCGAGCACCGACAGGATGGCGCGACGCTCGGCGGCCGACAGCGGCTTGATCTCGCTGATCCGGTCGACGAACATCCGGTAACCCTTGTCGGTGGGCACCCGGCCGGAGCTGGTGTGCGGCTGGGTGATGTAGCCCTCCGCCTCCAACACCGCCATGTCGTTGCGGACGGTGGCGCTCGACACTCCCAGCTGGTGGCGCTCGACGAGCGCCTTCGAGCCGGTCGGTTCCTGCGTGTCGACGTAGTCGGTCACGATCGCACGCAAGATCTCGAAGCGACGATCATCGGTGGTAGACACGCGGTACACCTCCTGACTCGGATCCCTGCCATACAGTTGGGTGCGTTCCATAGTACGAAATGGGATCGCGATCACCGTGCCACGGCGTGGTGTCGTGCACTGACGGTCGACGCATCGTCGAAGGGCAGCAATCGTCGAGGCAGAGGCGTCGGAGGAGTTCGCATGATCTTCAAAGGGGTGCGGGAGGGCAAGCCCTACCCCGACCACGGGTTGTCGACGCGCGGCTGGGCCAAGATCCCGCCGCGACAGTTGCGGCTCGACCAGTTGACGCCGATCACCAAGGTCCTCGCCCTGGACAAACTCCTCAGCGAGGACTCCACGTTCTACGGCGACCTCTTCGCCCACGTCGTGCGGTGGGAGGGCGAGCTCTACCTGGAGGACGGACTGCATCGCGCCGTTCGCTCGGCGTTGCGCAACCGCCACATCATCCACGCGCGCACCCTCGACCTCGACGCCCTGGACCTGGCCGACACGGCCAAGCCGTTGGACGAGCAGCTCGAGGACACCGCCGAGATCCCCGCGCGTCGGCCCCCGAGCGCACCCGACGGGGCGGGCGCGCACCGTCGTGGTCCGCGATCGACGGGCTGGACGAGTCCGCCCCGCCCCGACCAGACCTGGTGACAATCGGCGTGATCCGGGTCAGCCCCAGAGCACGCGACGGATCACCCCGTCGGCGAGCAGCCTTCCCGCATCGGTGAGCACGTAGGCCCCGCTGGTGGCGGTCAACAGACCGTCCGCGCAGAGCTGTTCGGCGTTCGCGGTCTCGGCCTCGTCGAGGAGGTCGCGCGGCAGTCCGCTGCGGCACCTGGTGGTCAACATGACGGCCTCGAGGTGTCGGTCCGCGGGACTCAACTGCTCGGCCGATGCGATCGGCAACACCCCGTCCGCCAACGACTTCGAGTAGCGCGCAGGGTGTTTGGCATTCAGCCAGCGAACGCCGGCGGCGTGGGAATGCGCGCCCGGACCGATGCCCCACCAGTCGTGACTGTGCCAGTAGGCGATGTTGTGGCGGCACACCGAATCGTCGCCGCGCGCCCAGTTGGACACCTCGTACCAGTCGAGGCCGTCGGCACGCAGGCGCTGGTCGAGGATCTGATACCGGTCGGCGAGGACGTCGTCGTCGGGCGCCGGCATCTCCCCGCGGCGGATTCGACGCGCGAGCGCGGTGCCGTCCTCGACGATCAGCGCGTAGGCCGACACGTGGTCCACCCCGGCCTCCAGGACGGCGTCGACGGTGGCGTGCAGGTCCGCATCGGTCTCGCCGGGCGTGCCGTAGATCAGGTCGAGGTTGACGTGGTCGAATCCGGCGGCCCGTGCCTCCCGGGCGGCAGCGACGGCCCGGCCCGGGGTGTGGGTGCGGTCGAGCAGCCTCAGCACGTGCTCGGCCGCCGACTGCATGCCGAGCGAGATCCGGGTGAATCCGGCTGACCGGAGGTCCGCGAAGAACCCGGGCGAGGTCGACTCCGGGTTCGACTCGGTGGTGATCTCCACATCGTCGGCCAGGTCGAAGTTCGTCCGCACGGAATCGAGGAGCCGCGTGAGACCGGCGCCGCCGAGGAGCGACGGCGTGCCTCCGCCGACGAAGATCGTCGAGACCGGGCGGGCCGGCGTCAGCAATCGTGCCGCGACCTCCAGTTCGCGGGCGACCGCCTCCTGCCACGAGTCCGGCGAGGACGAGGAACCCAGTTCGCCCGCGGTGTAGGTGTTGAAGTCGCAGTAGCCGCACCGGGTCGCGCAGAACGGGACGTGCAGGTAGAGCGCGAGGGGCACGTCGGGGTCGACGCCGCGGCAGGCATCCGCGACCATCCCGGCCGCGGGCGTTGCTGTCTCGACGTTCACCCCTCCATCATGCCGATCGTGGCGGCAAGGGCGGAAATCGTCGACCCCGCCGGGAACAGCGTCGTCGTCCTCGGCGTTGTGCCGCGCAGGCGAGGACCTCCCCCGCCCGGTTTTCATCATCATGATGGAAAATAACCCCAAGTAGACGAGCCGATGCGGAGCGTGGCACTATGGACCGCGTGATTTTCCCCGGGGTGTGGCTCGCCGCTCGACGCCACATTGATCTCAAGCGCGTCAACAGCGCTTTCTGTCGCATCTAGCGACGTCTCGGCCCCGATTTGTCCCCATTTCTCGGGGGATGCCGGCACGTTTCAGCCCGCAATTCGTGCAACGAACGCCGGCCCTGTGTGCCGGCACAGGAGAGTTCATGACGTCCACCACCGACGCCCCCGCCGCTTCCGCCTCGGGTGCACCGAACGACGCTGCCGCCGAATCGGCCACCGCAGCACCGGCCGCCGAGAAGCCCGCGCGGCCGGCTCGCAAGGCCCGTCCGACCAAGCGCCGCGCCGAAGGACAGTGGAAGCTCGGTTACCGTGAGCCGCTGAACCCGAACGAGCAGGTCAAGAAGGACGACAACCCGCTCAACGTCCGCGCCCGCATCGAGAACATCTACTCCAAGCAGGGCTTCGACTCGATCGACAAGCAGGATCTGCGCGGCCGGATGCGCTGGTGGGGTCTCTACACCCAGCGCGCCGAGGGGTACGACGGCACGTGGACCGGCGACGAGAACATCGACATCCTCGAAGACAGCCACTTCATGATGCGCGTGCGCTGCGACGCCGGCGCGCTCAACGTCGAGCAGCTGCGCACCCTCGGTGAGATCTCCACCGAGTTCGCCCGCGACACCGCGGACCTCTCCGACCGTGAGAACGTCCAGTACCACTGGATCCGCATCGAGGACGTCCCGACGATCTGGGAGCGCCTCGAAGGTGTCGGACTCAAGACCACCGAGGCCTGCGGCGACTGCCCGCGCGTCGTGCTCGGCTCGCCGCTCGCCGGCGAATCCCTCGACGAGGTCCTCGACCCCACCCCCGCCATCGACGAGATCGTCCGCCGCTACATCGGCGACCCGAAGTACTCGAACCTGCCGCGCAAGTTCAAGACCGCGATCTCGGGCCAGCAGGACGTGGTGCACGAGATCAACGACGTCGCCTTCGTCGGCGTCGTCCATCCCGAGCACGGCCCCGGCCTCGACCTCTGGGTCGGCGGCGGACTCTCCACAAACCCGATGCTCGCCCAGCGCGTGGGCGCCTGGGTCCCGCTCGACGAGGTGCCCGACGTGTGGGAGGCCGTGGTCTCGATCTTCCGCGACTACGGCTACCGACGGCTGCGCGCCAAGGCCCGGCTGAAGTTCCTCATCAAGGACTGGGGCATCGAGAAGTTCCGTCAGGTACTCGAGGACGAGTACCTGGGCCGCAAGCTGATCGACGGCCCGGCCCCGGAGCAGCCCGAGCGGCCGATCGACCACATCGGTGTGCAGAAGCTGCGCAACGGACTCAACGCGATCGGCTTCTCCCCCATCGCCGGACGCGTCTCGGGCACGGTCCTGACCAAGGCCGCGGCGGCCGTCGCGGCGGCGGGGTCCGACCGCGTCCGGTTCACCCCGTACCAGAAGCTCATCGTCCTCGACGTCCCCGACGACAAGGTCGACTGGCTGATCGACGAGCTCAAGCCGCTCGGCCTGCACGGCCGGCCCACGCGGTGGCGCCGGAATCTCCTGGCGTGCAGTGGTATCGAGTTCTGCAAGCTCTCGTTCACCGAGACCCGCAAGCGGTCGCAGGTCCTCGCGCCGGAGCTCGACGAGCGGCTCGCGGACATCAACTCGAAGCTCGACGTGCCGATCACGGTGAACATCAACGGGTGCCCCAACTCGTGCGGACGGTCCCAGATCGCCGACATCGGTTTCAAGGGACAGCTCGTCGAGGACGCCGACGGCAATCAGACCGACGGCTTCCAGGTCCACCTGGGCGGCAGCCTCGGACTGGATTCGGGTTTCGGTCGCAAGTTGCGCCAGCACAAGGTGCTGGGCACCGAATTGGGCGATTACATCGAGCGCGTGGTCCGCAACTTCGTCGACCAGCGCACCGAAGGTGAACGGTTCGCGCAGTGGGCCGTTCGTGCCGACGAGGAGGCACTGCGATGACCATCGAGACGACCCCCCGGACCGGGCGGCGCTTCAGCGAGGAACAACTGCGCGACATCGCCGAGAAGGGCGCCGCGGACCTCGGTTCCGACGCCACTCCCGAAGAGCTGATCCGCTGGACCGCGCAGACCTTCGGCACCAATTTCGTCGTCGCGTCGAACATGCAGGACGCGGCGCTCGTCGATCTCTCGGTGAAGCACATCGATCGCGATCTCCTCGACGGCGACCCGGTCAAGGTGCTGTTCCTCGACACCGGATATCACTTCGCCGAGACCATCGGCACCCGTGACGCCGTCGAGCAGGTGTACGGCGTGGAGATGGTGAACCTGACTCCCGAGCACAGCGTTGCCGAGCAGGATGAGCTGTTGGGGCGCAATCTCTTCGCGCGCGACCCGGGCGAATGCTGCCGGCTGCGGAAGGTCGTGCCGCTCAAGGCCGGACTCGCCGGCTACGACGCGTGGATCACGGGCATCCGTCGCGTGGAGGCACCGACACGGGCGAACGCCCCGCTCATCTCCTTCGACGAGGGCTTCGGGCTGGTCAAGATCAATCCGATCGCGGCCTGGTCCGACGAGACGATGCAGGACTACATCGACACCAACGGCGTGCTCGTGAATCCGCTCGTCGACGAGGGCTACCCCTCCATCGGGTGCGCACCGTGCACCGCCAAACCCGAACCCGGATCCGATCCGCGCAGCGGCCGCTGGGCCGGACGCGCCAAGACAGAATGTGGGCTGCACGCATGACCGTGACCGAAACACCGTCCGTTCCGGAGACGCCCGGCGTCGCCGCGGCCCAGACGAGCGGCGCCGCAGAGGCCGACGAGTTCACCACACTCGACGCCCTGGAGTCCGAGGCGATCCACATCTTCCGGGAGGTCGCGGGCGAGTTCGAACGTCCGGTGATCCTGTTCTCCGGCGGCAAGGACTCCACCGTCCTCCTGCACGTCGCACTGAAGGCGTTCTGGCCTGCGCCGCTGCCCTTCTCGCTGCTGCATGTCGACACCGGGCACAACCTGCCCGAGGTGCTCGAGTTCCGCGATCAGGTCGTCGAGCGGCACAACCTGCGGCTGCACGTTGCCAAGGTCGAGGACTACCTGGCCGACGGCCGCCTCACCGAGCGTCCCGACGGTGTGCGCAACCCGCTGCAGACCATTCCCCTGCTCGACGCCATCACCGAGAACCGTTTCGACGCGGTGTTCGGCGGCGGTCGCCGCGACGAGGAGCGGTCGCGCGCCAAGGAGCGGATCTTCTCGCTGCGCAATGCCTTCGGCCAGTGGGACCCGAAGCGTCAGCGTCCCGAGCTGTGGAACCTCTACAACGGTCGCCACGCCCCGGGCGAACACGTGCGGGTGTTCCCGCTGTCGAACTGGACCGAACTCGACATCTGGCGCTACATCGCCCGCGAGCAGGTCCTCCTCCCGTCGATCTACTACGCACACGAGCGCGAGGTCTACCAGCGTGACGGCATGTGGATGACCTCGGGAGTCTGGGGCGGCCCGCGCGAAGGTGAAGAGCTCCAACGCCTGTCGGTGCGCTACCGCACCGTCGGGGACGGCTCGTCGACCGGTGCGGTGCTCTCCGACGCCGCCGACAACGAGGCCGTACTCGCCGAGGTCGCCGCATCGCGGCTGACCGAGCGCGGCGCCACCCGTGGCGACGACCGGGTCTCCGAGGCCGCCATGGAAGACCGTAAGCGCGAAGGATATTTCTGATGAAACACGCCCCTGATCTCCTCCGCATCGCGACCGCGGGCAGCGTCGACGACGGCAAGTCGACGCTTGTCGGCCGACTGCTGTACGACACCAAATCCGTTCTGGCCGACCAGATCGACGCGGTCACCAAGGCCTCGGTGGACCGCGGACTCGACACCCCCGACCTGTCGCTGCTCGTCGACGGGCTGCGCGCCGAGCGCGAGCAGGGCATCACCATCGATGTCGCCTACCGCTACTTCGCCACGCCCGCGCGCTCGTTCGTGCTCGCCGACACCCCGGGCCATGTGCAGTACACCCGCAACACCGTGTCCGGGGCCTCCACCGCGCAGCTGGTGATCCTGCTCGTCGACGCCCGCACCGGCGTCGTCGCCCAGACCCGCCGCCACGCCGCGGTGATGGCTCTCCT
Protein-coding sequences here:
- a CDS encoding type II toxin-antitoxin system VapB family antitoxin — encoded protein: MIFKGVREGKPYPDHGLSTRGWAKIPPRQLRLDQLTPITKVLALDKLLSEDSTFYGDLFAHVVRWEGELYLEDGLHRAVRSALRNRHIIHARTLDLDALDLADTAKPLDEQLEDTAEIPARRPPSAPDGAGAHRRGPRSTGWTSPPRPDQTW
- the hemW gene encoding radical SAM family heme chaperone HemW, producing the protein MVADACRGVDPDVPLALYLHVPFCATRCGYCDFNTYTAGELGSSSSPDSWQEAVARELEVAARLLTPARPVSTIFVGGGTPSLLGGAGLTRLLDSVRTNFDLADDVEITTESNPESTSPGFFADLRSAGFTRISLGMQSAAEHVLRLLDRTHTPGRAVAAAREARAAGFDHVNLDLIYGTPGETDADLHATVDAVLEAGVDHVSAYALIVEDGTALARRIRRGEMPAPDDDVLADRYQILDQRLRADGLDWYEVSNWARGDDSVCRHNIAYWHSHDWWGIGPGAHSHAAGVRWLNAKHPARYSKSLADGVLPIASAEQLSPADRHLEAVMLTTRCRSGLPRDLLDEAETANAEQLCADGLLTATSGAYVLTDAGRLLADGVIRRVLWG
- the dnaJ gene encoding molecular chaperone DnaJ; its protein translation is MARDYYQILGVAKGASDQELKRAYRKKARELHPDVNPGKEDEFKEVSTAYEVLTDPEKRRIVDAGGDPLAGAGAGGFGGFGGGGGGFGDVFEAFFGNGGAFGGGGGFGSGRGPKSRVQPGEPALVNLTLDLAECAKGVAKEITVDTAILCDVCTGSGTNGDSKPVTCDICKGAGEIQSVQRSFLGQVMTVRECPTCHGVGEVIPDPCHKCGGDGRYRSRRTMTVRIPAGIENGMRVRLTGQGEVGLGGGPAGDLYVEVSERPHEVFLRDKDDLHCTVKVPMADAALGAEFEVETILGDPVTVTVAPGTQPGQIVKLRGQGMPHVSSGVRGTMHVHLDVVVPTRLDAAQTEALKKYRKVAADEIEVVNTSAAAAPGGLFSRLRNAFAGK
- the cysD gene encoding sulfate adenylyltransferase subunit CysD, with amino-acid sequence MWAARMTVTETPSVPETPGVAAAQTSGAAEADEFTTLDALESEAIHIFREVAGEFERPVILFSGGKDSTVLLHVALKAFWPAPLPFSLLHVDTGHNLPEVLEFRDQVVERHNLRLHVAKVEDYLADGRLTERPDGVRNPLQTIPLLDAITENRFDAVFGGGRRDEERSRAKERIFSLRNAFGQWDPKRQRPELWNLYNGRHAPGEHVRVFPLSNWTELDIWRYIAREQVLLPSIYYAHEREVYQRDGMWMTSGVWGGPREGEELQRLSVRYRTVGDGSSTGAVLSDAADNEAVLAEVAASRLTERGATRGDDRVSEAAMEDRKREGYF
- a CDS encoding 16S rRNA (uracil(1498)-N(3))-methyltransferase, producing MSPPLFWADSVPAPGAEVTLSGPEGRHAVTVARLGVGERILVGDGAGSVGGCEIREITAKDTLVATVHDLSFEARPTPQVTLVQALPKSERSELAVDLATEAGVDVIVPWQALRCVSRWTGKADKGVGKWRAAASAAAKQSRRPWIPEVTDLATTIDVRARCADVVAAGGVVAVLHEEAAQPLAQLPLADATEILLVVGPEGGLDAGEVADLTALGAQSVVLGPEVLRTSTAAAVALGAIGVLTRRWTR
- the hrcA gene encoding heat-inducible transcriptional repressor HrcA — protein: MSTTDDRRFEILRAIVTDYVDTQEPTGSKALVERHQLGVSSATVRNDMAVLEAEGYITQPHTSSGRVPTDKGYRMFVDRISEIKPLSAAERRAILSVLDSGVDLDDVLRRSVRLLAQLTRQVAVIQYPVLSAATVRHLEVVTLSPSRLLLVVIVDNGRVEQRMVALNEDHDEDEIARLRDLFSAALHGKRLEAASAAVAELANSAPEDLRGAVLNIATVLVETLVERGDDRLVLGGTSNLARSAADFTPVVGGMDTVLEALEEQVVVLKILATTQDMGQVTVQIGEETRTENLRGTSVVSTGYGASGTVFGGVGVLGPTRMDYPGTIASVAAVAKYIGEVLAER
- a CDS encoding phosphoadenylyl-sulfate reductase; its protein translation is MTIETTPRTGRRFSEEQLRDIAEKGAADLGSDATPEELIRWTAQTFGTNFVVASNMQDAALVDLSVKHIDRDLLDGDPVKVLFLDTGYHFAETIGTRDAVEQVYGVEMVNLTPEHSVAEQDELLGRNLFARDPGECCRLRKVVPLKAGLAGYDAWITGIRRVEAPTRANAPLISFDEGFGLVKINPIAAWSDETMQDYIDTNGVLVNPLVDEGYPSIGCAPCTAKPEPGSDPRSGRWAGRAKTECGLHA
- a CDS encoding nitrite/sulfite reductase — its product is MTSTTDAPAASASGAPNDAAAESATAAPAAEKPARPARKARPTKRRAEGQWKLGYREPLNPNEQVKKDDNPLNVRARIENIYSKQGFDSIDKQDLRGRMRWWGLYTQRAEGYDGTWTGDENIDILEDSHFMMRVRCDAGALNVEQLRTLGEISTEFARDTADLSDRENVQYHWIRIEDVPTIWERLEGVGLKTTEACGDCPRVVLGSPLAGESLDEVLDPTPAIDEIVRRYIGDPKYSNLPRKFKTAISGQQDVVHEINDVAFVGVVHPEHGPGLDLWVGGGLSTNPMLAQRVGAWVPLDEVPDVWEAVVSIFRDYGYRRLRAKARLKFLIKDWGIEKFRQVLEDEYLGRKLIDGPAPEQPERPIDHIGVQKLRNGLNAIGFSPIAGRVSGTVLTKAAAAVAAAGSDRVRFTPYQKLIVLDVPDDKVDWLIDELKPLGLHGRPTRWRRNLLACSGIEFCKLSFTETRKRSQVLAPELDERLADINSKLDVPITVNINGCPNSCGRSQIADIGFKGQLVEDADGNQTDGFQVHLGGSLGLDSGFGRKLRQHKVLGTELGDYIERVVRNFVDQRTEGERFAQWAVRADEEALR